The Pelorhabdus rhamnosifermentans region TCTTTGCGTCTCTCATGAGGCGTTCGACTGGATATTCTTTGGAATAACCATAGCCACCGAAAATCTGAATCGCATCGACCGTAATGGACATAGCTGAATCTGAGGCAAACATCTTGGCCATGGCAGCTTCTTTGGAATAAGGTTGTCCTTGATCTTTTAGATAAGCAGCACGATAAATAAGCAAACGTGATGCTTCGATTTTCGTTGCCATATCAGCCATCATAAATGCCAAACCTTGATTTCTGCAAATTGGTTTACCAAATTGTACGCGTTCTTTTGA contains the following coding sequences:
- a CDS encoding acyl-CoA dehydrogenase family protein; this translates as SKERVQFGKPICRNQGLAFMMADMATKIEASRLLIYRAAYLKDQGQPYSKEAAMAKMFASDSAMSITVDAIQIFGGYGYSKEYPVERLMRDAKICQIYEGTNQAQRLVISGSILR